The following coding sequences lie in one Arabidopsis thaliana chromosome 3, partial sequence genomic window:
- a CDS encoding uncharacterized protein (unknown protein; FUNCTIONS IN: molecular_function unknown; INVOLVED IN: biological_process unknown; LOCATED IN: mitochondrion; Has 10 Blast hits to 10 proteins in 2 species: Archae - 0; Bacteria - 0; Metazoa - 0; Fungi - 0; Plants - 10; Viruses - 0; Other Eukaryotes - 0 (source: NCBI BLink).), whose amino-acid sequence MTWPTLTRTFVAHAGHGRAHVRLGRTHATTGCPHFVLSHATEKVLNPYKKIMKGVTDWFYANTLISAENQKDGSIDNGKEVCAVNRKGLQVPEPQTNPLPISDGDDDFDRFFPLRRSSRCSSRVDKAAIRDTQVVNPNGCDASNQDAIRFHRVKPSNNSF is encoded by the exons ATGACGTGGCCAACTCTCACCCGCACCTTTGTCGCACACGCCGGCCATGGTCGAGCACACGTCCGCCTTGGACGAACTCACGCCACCACGGGTTGCCCACACTTTGTCCTTAGTCACGCCACAGAAAAGGTCCTTAATCCG TACAAAAAGATCATGAAAGGTGTGACTGATTGGTTTTATGCAAACACTTTGATATCTGCTGAGAATCAGAAAGATGGCTCTATTGACAATGGCAAAGAAGTTTGTGCTGTGAATAGGAAAGGGTTACAAGTTCCTGAGCCCCAAACTAATCCTCTACCCATCTCCGATGGAGACGATGATTTTGACAGATTCTTTCCTCTTCGTCGGTCGAGTCGTTGTTCCTCTCGCGTTGACAAAGCTGCCATTCGTGACACCCAA gttgtcaatccaaatgggtgtgatgctagtaatcaagatgcaatcagatttcacagagtcaagccaagcaataacagctTTTGA